A single region of the Triticum dicoccoides isolate Atlit2015 ecotype Zavitan chromosome 2B, WEW_v2.0, whole genome shotgun sequence genome encodes:
- the LOC119364351 gene encoding protein TIC 40, chloroplastic-like isoform X3 gives MESLVLASSCSASPRLPLLSAASRPSRPLSAAPLSAGAGRRGARRPRLVVSAASRGSRNDGFNTKGFASISSSTSTENTSTGTGTVPPMPPPSSYIGSPVFWIGVGVALSAAFSMVSSMVKKYAMEQAFKSMMTQAPQNTFGANSPFPFSMPPQAGSTAPSSYPYSGPRKNTPKGATVDVSATEVAATGSSEAADVAETSKPSKKFAFVDVSPEELQKQKELQSSLQTVDVKSDSTESETKGDTEQVPTNGAAFKPSEDSSTWTTESSKSGPMLSIDTIEKMMEDPAVQKMVYPYLPEEMRNPDSFKSMLQNPMYRQQLEDMLNNMGASPGQWDNRMVDHLKNFDLSSPEVRQQFAQVGMTPEEVVAKIMANPEVAVAFQNPKIQTAIMDCSQNPLNIVKYQNDQEVMDVFMKISQIFPQING, from the exons ATGGAGAGCCTCGTCCTCGCCTCCTCCTGCTCCGCGTCTCCCCGCCTGCCCCTCCTCTCCGCCGCCAGCCGCCCGTCGCGGCCCCTCTCGGCGGCGCCGCTCTCCGCTGGCGCCGGGCGGAGGGGAGCCAGGCGGCCGAGGCTCGTCGTCTCCGCCGCGTCCCGCGGATCTAGGAACG ATGGATTTAACACAAAGGGATTTGCAAGCATATCGTCTTCAACCAGCACCGAGAATACATCGACGGGAACTGGCACCGTGCCTCCCATGCCGCCTCCCTCATCATATAT TGGTTCACCTGTTTTCTGGATTGGCGTTGGTGTAGCATTATCTGCAGCATTTTCCATG GTTTCTTCGATGGTAAAG AAATATGCAATGGAACAAGCATTCAAGTCGATGATGACCCAGGCACCACAAAACACATTTGGTGCGAACTCGCCATTCCCATTCTCCATGCCACCACAGGCAGGTTCCACGGCACCAAGTAGTTACCCATACTCAGGACCAAGGAAAAATACCCCCAAAGGTGCAACTGTTGATGTTTCAGCTACTGAAGTGGCAGCAACTGGATCTTCGGAAGCAGCTGATGTGGCAGAAACATCGAAGCCTTCAAAGAAATTTG CCTTCGTTGATGTTTCTCCCGAAGAGTTGCAAAAACAGAAGGAGCTTCAATCTTCATTGCAGACGGTAGATGTAAAAAGTGATAGCACTGAAAGTGAAACGAAGGGTGATACTGAACAA GTTCCTACAAATGGTGCTGCTTTTAAGCCGAGTGAAGATTCCTCTACCTGGACAACTGAATCCA GTAAATCAGGACCTATGCTATCTATTGATACAATTGAGAAAATGATGGAAGACCCAGCTGTGCAGAAGATGGTTTACCC CTACTTGCCTGAGGAGATGAGGAACCCAGATTCATTCAAGT CGATGCTTCAGAATCCGATGTACCGCCAGCAACTGGAGGATATGCT AAACAACATGGGCGCATCTCCTGGTCAATGGGATAACCGCATGGTTGATCACTTGAAGAACTTTGACCTTAGCAGTCCTGAAGTTAGGCAGCAGTTTG CTCAAGTTGGCATGACTCCAGAGGAAGTTGTAGCGAAAATAATGGCGAACCCAGAAGTTGCTGTTGCATTCCAGAATCCAAAAATTCAAACGGCCATCATGGAT TGCTCGCAGAACCCTCTGAATATTGTAAAATACCAAAATGACCAAGAG GTCATGGATGTTTTTATGAAGATATCGCAAATCTTCCCCCAAATTAATGGCTAG
- the LOC119364351 gene encoding protein TIC 40, chloroplastic-like isoform X1, with amino-acid sequence MESLVLASSCSASPRLPLLSAASRPSRPLSAAPLSAGAGRRGARRPRLVVSAASRGSRNVSDGFNTKGFASISSSTSTENTSTGTGTVPPMPPPSSYIGSPVFWIGVGVALSAAFSMVSSMVKKYAMEQAFKSMMTQAPQNTFGANSPFPFSMPPQAGSTAPSSYPYSGPRKNTPKGATVDVSATEVAATGSSEAADVAETSKPSKKFAFVDVSPEELQKQKELQSSLQTVDVKSDSTESETKGDTEQVSSLQKLGNRLPVQFVVINTFRWFLKVPTNGAAFKPSEDSSTWTTESSKSGPMLSIDTIEKMMEDPAVQKMVYPYLPEEMRNPDSFKSMLQNPMYRQQLEDMLNNMGASPGQWDNRMVDHLKNFDLSSPEVRQQFAQVGMTPEEVVAKIMANPEVAVAFQNPKIQTAIMDCSQNPLNIVKYQNDQEVMDVFMKISQIFPQING; translated from the exons ATGGAGAGCCTCGTCCTCGCCTCCTCCTGCTCCGCGTCTCCCCGCCTGCCCCTCCTCTCCGCCGCCAGCCGCCCGTCGCGGCCCCTCTCGGCGGCGCCGCTCTCCGCTGGCGCCGGGCGGAGGGGAGCCAGGCGGCCGAGGCTCGTCGTCTCCGCCGCGTCCCGCGGATCTAGGAACG TTTCAGATGGATTTAACACAAAGGGATTTGCAAGCATATCGTCTTCAACCAGCACCGAGAATACATCGACGGGAACTGGCACCGTGCCTCCCATGCCGCCTCCCTCATCATATAT TGGTTCACCTGTTTTCTGGATTGGCGTTGGTGTAGCATTATCTGCAGCATTTTCCATG GTTTCTTCGATGGTAAAG AAATATGCAATGGAACAAGCATTCAAGTCGATGATGACCCAGGCACCACAAAACACATTTGGTGCGAACTCGCCATTCCCATTCTCCATGCCACCACAGGCAGGTTCCACGGCACCAAGTAGTTACCCATACTCAGGACCAAGGAAAAATACCCCCAAAGGTGCAACTGTTGATGTTTCAGCTACTGAAGTGGCAGCAACTGGATCTTCGGAAGCAGCTGATGTGGCAGAAACATCGAAGCCTTCAAAGAAATTTG CCTTCGTTGATGTTTCTCCCGAAGAGTTGCAAAAACAGAAGGAGCTTCAATCTTCATTGCAGACGGTAGATGTAAAAAGTGATAGCACTGAAAGTGAAACGAAGGGTGATACTGAACAAGTAAGTTCCCTTCAGAAGCTTGGTAATAGGCTCCCTGTACAATTTGTTGTAATTAATACTTTCCGATGGTTCTTAAAGGTTCCTACAAATGGTGCTGCTTTTAAGCCGAGTGAAGATTCCTCTACCTGGACAACTGAATCCA GTAAATCAGGACCTATGCTATCTATTGATACAATTGAGAAAATGATGGAAGACCCAGCTGTGCAGAAGATGGTTTACCC CTACTTGCCTGAGGAGATGAGGAACCCAGATTCATTCAAGT CGATGCTTCAGAATCCGATGTACCGCCAGCAACTGGAGGATATGCT AAACAACATGGGCGCATCTCCTGGTCAATGGGATAACCGCATGGTTGATCACTTGAAGAACTTTGACCTTAGCAGTCCTGAAGTTAGGCAGCAGTTTG CTCAAGTTGGCATGACTCCAGAGGAAGTTGTAGCGAAAATAATGGCGAACCCAGAAGTTGCTGTTGCATTCCAGAATCCAAAAATTCAAACGGCCATCATGGAT TGCTCGCAGAACCCTCTGAATATTGTAAAATACCAAAATGACCAAGAG GTCATGGATGTTTTTATGAAGATATCGCAAATCTTCCCCCAAATTAATGGCTAG
- the LOC119364351 gene encoding protein TIC 40, chloroplastic-like isoform X2, with protein sequence MESLVLASSCSASPRLPLLSAASRPSRPLSAAPLSAGAGRRGARRPRLVVSAASRGSRNVSDGFNTKGFASISSSTSTENTSTGTGTVPPMPPPSSYIGSPVFWIGVGVALSAAFSMVSSMVKKYAMEQAFKSMMTQAPQNTFGANSPFPFSMPPQAGSTAPSSYPYSGPRKNTPKGATVDVSATEVAATGSSEAADVAETSKPSKKFAFVDVSPEELQKQKELQSSLQTVDVKSDSTESETKGDTEQVPTNGAAFKPSEDSSTWTTESSKSGPMLSIDTIEKMMEDPAVQKMVYPYLPEEMRNPDSFKSMLQNPMYRQQLEDMLNNMGASPGQWDNRMVDHLKNFDLSSPEVRQQFAQVGMTPEEVVAKIMANPEVAVAFQNPKIQTAIMDCSQNPLNIVKYQNDQEVMDVFMKISQIFPQING encoded by the exons ATGGAGAGCCTCGTCCTCGCCTCCTCCTGCTCCGCGTCTCCCCGCCTGCCCCTCCTCTCCGCCGCCAGCCGCCCGTCGCGGCCCCTCTCGGCGGCGCCGCTCTCCGCTGGCGCCGGGCGGAGGGGAGCCAGGCGGCCGAGGCTCGTCGTCTCCGCCGCGTCCCGCGGATCTAGGAACG TTTCAGATGGATTTAACACAAAGGGATTTGCAAGCATATCGTCTTCAACCAGCACCGAGAATACATCGACGGGAACTGGCACCGTGCCTCCCATGCCGCCTCCCTCATCATATAT TGGTTCACCTGTTTTCTGGATTGGCGTTGGTGTAGCATTATCTGCAGCATTTTCCATG GTTTCTTCGATGGTAAAG AAATATGCAATGGAACAAGCATTCAAGTCGATGATGACCCAGGCACCACAAAACACATTTGGTGCGAACTCGCCATTCCCATTCTCCATGCCACCACAGGCAGGTTCCACGGCACCAAGTAGTTACCCATACTCAGGACCAAGGAAAAATACCCCCAAAGGTGCAACTGTTGATGTTTCAGCTACTGAAGTGGCAGCAACTGGATCTTCGGAAGCAGCTGATGTGGCAGAAACATCGAAGCCTTCAAAGAAATTTG CCTTCGTTGATGTTTCTCCCGAAGAGTTGCAAAAACAGAAGGAGCTTCAATCTTCATTGCAGACGGTAGATGTAAAAAGTGATAGCACTGAAAGTGAAACGAAGGGTGATACTGAACAA GTTCCTACAAATGGTGCTGCTTTTAAGCCGAGTGAAGATTCCTCTACCTGGACAACTGAATCCA GTAAATCAGGACCTATGCTATCTATTGATACAATTGAGAAAATGATGGAAGACCCAGCTGTGCAGAAGATGGTTTACCC CTACTTGCCTGAGGAGATGAGGAACCCAGATTCATTCAAGT CGATGCTTCAGAATCCGATGTACCGCCAGCAACTGGAGGATATGCT AAACAACATGGGCGCATCTCCTGGTCAATGGGATAACCGCATGGTTGATCACTTGAAGAACTTTGACCTTAGCAGTCCTGAAGTTAGGCAGCAGTTTG CTCAAGTTGGCATGACTCCAGAGGAAGTTGTAGCGAAAATAATGGCGAACCCAGAAGTTGCTGTTGCATTCCAGAATCCAAAAATTCAAACGGCCATCATGGAT TGCTCGCAGAACCCTCTGAATATTGTAAAATACCAAAATGACCAAGAG GTCATGGATGTTTTTATGAAGATATCGCAAATCTTCCCCCAAATTAATGGCTAG
- the LOC119364352 gene encoding nuclear speckle splicing regulatory protein 1-like, with protein sequence MQRYGLQLRKKPAASSSSRPPPPARPLAAFADDSDDDVEADILRQSSKKRALEKVEELQKKAMEEDPSVFAYDEVYDDMKEKAARPKIQAKVVRESKYIEALKEKAEQRKREQDIVYERKLHKERSKEDHLFADKDKFVTSAYRKKLEEEKKWLEEERRRQLQEERDDVTKKKDLSDFYFGLAKNVAFGARTHEGTEAAEPEKLESKAEDIQGSKSDAEGSSRSPKRRRESSGGSEKAHESGSVAETATTEKDSTSARSTEKEAYVSSSASQALQNTQPAPITDEHYKRSNDALAAARERALARKRAKEQQT encoded by the exons ATGCAGAGGTACGGGCTGCAGCTGCGCAAAAAGCCGGCGGCCTCCTCGTCGTCTCGACCGCCACCTCCGGCGCGCCCCCTGGCGGCCTTCGCCGACGACAGCGATGACGATGTGGAGGCCGACATCCTCCGCCAGTCATCGAAGAAACGCGCCCTGGAGAAG GTGGAGGAACTGCAGAAGAAGGCGATGGAGGAGGATCCCTCGGTGTTTGCTTATGATGAGGTGTACGATGATATGAAGGAGAAGGCCGCTCGGCCCAAGATACAGGCCAAGGTTGTTCGCGAG TCAAAGTACATTGAAGCACTTAAGGAGAAAGCAGAACAACGTAAAAGAGAACAGGACATAGTGTATGAGAGGAAGCTTCATAAAGAGAGGAGCAAGGAAGACCACCTGTTTGCTGACAAGGACAAGTTTGTAACATCTGCCTACAGGaagaaacttgaagaggagaaaaaATGGCTAGAGGAAGAAAGACGACGGCAGCTTCAAGAAGAAAGGGATGAT GTAACTAAAAAGAAAGACTTGAGTGATTTTTACTTTGGGCTTGCTAAGAATGTTGCTTTCGGTGCACGGACACATGAGGGCACAGAAGCTGCAGAACCTGAAAAGTTGGAAAGTAAAGCAGAAGATATTCAAGGTAGCAAGTCTGATGCCGAAGGATCTAGTCGTTCTCCTAAGCGCAGGAGGGAATCCAGTGGAGGATCTGAGAAGGCTCATGAAAGTGGAAGTGTGGCAGAAACTGCAACTACTGAGAAAGATTCTACATCTGCTAGATCTACTGAGAAAGAGGCATATGTTTCCTCATCTGCTTCACAGGCTCTCCAGAATACTCAACCAGCACCAATCACCGATGAGCACTACAAGAGGAGTAATGATGCACTTGCCGCGGCTAGAGAACGAGCACTGGCTCGTAAGAGAGCAAAGGAGCAGCAAACATGA